A DNA window from Candidatus Binatia bacterium contains the following coding sequences:
- the mtnA gene encoding S-methyl-5-thioribose-1-phosphate isomerase: protein MAVRTIRWNNNHVVMLDQRLLPNKEIYRTYRDYEGVAQAIRDMVVRGAPAIGVAAAMGVALGALWVKGRNFDREIERIFRTMEKTRPTAVNLFWALERMRRIYTETRSQGVEVVKQLLKNEAVKIYQEDIAANRQLGKFGAKLLGNSLHIMTHCNAGALATAGYGTALGVVRAMKEAGKNVEVLANETRPFLQGARLTAWELKKDKIPVTLLGDSMVGYAMQKGKVDAVVVGADRIAANGDVANKIGTYGIAVMARRHNIPFYVAAPTSTIDGKCPSGAEVPIEQRDPREISHIFGRAITPRGVRILNPGFDVTHHDLVTAIITEKGVITPPFAQNIRPYVRHS from the coding sequence ATGGCCGTAAGAACCATACGATGGAATAACAACCATGTCGTCATGCTCGACCAGCGGCTCCTTCCCAACAAAGAGATCTACCGCACCTACCGCGACTACGAGGGCGTTGCCCAGGCGATCCGCGACATGGTGGTGCGCGGCGCGCCGGCCATCGGTGTGGCGGCGGCGATGGGCGTGGCGCTGGGGGCGCTGTGGGTGAAGGGGAGAAATTTCGACCGCGAGATCGAGCGCATCTTCCGCACGATGGAAAAAACCCGGCCGACGGCGGTCAATCTTTTCTGGGCGCTCGAGCGGATGCGCCGCATCTATACCGAAACACGAAGCCAGGGAGTCGAAGTCGTCAAACAACTCTTGAAAAACGAGGCGGTTAAAATTTACCAGGAGGATATCGCCGCCAACCGGCAGCTCGGAAAATTCGGCGCCAAGCTGCTCGGCAACTCCTTGCATATTATGACGCACTGCAACGCGGGGGCGCTGGCCACGGCGGGATACGGCACGGCGCTCGGCGTCGTGCGCGCGATGAAAGAGGCCGGGAAAAACGTCGAAGTCCTGGCCAACGAGACCCGGCCGTTTCTTCAAGGCGCGCGGCTCACGGCCTGGGAGCTCAAGAAAGATAAAATTCCCGTGACGCTTCTCGGCGACAGCATGGTGGGTTACGCGATGCAGAAAGGCAAAGTCGACGCGGTCGTCGTCGGCGCGGATCGGATCGCGGCCAACGGCGACGTGGCCAACAAGATCGGGACCTACGGCATCGCCGTCATGGCGCGGCGCCACAACATTCCATTTTACGTGGCCGCGCCGACTTCCACGATCGACGGCAAATGTCCTTCGGGCGCGGAGGTGCCGATCGAGCAGAGGGATCCGCGCGAAATCTCCCACATCTTCGGCCGCGCCATCACCCCGCGCGGAGTCCGCATTCTCAACCCCGGGTTCGACGTCACGCACCATGACCTGGTCACGGCGATCATCACGGAGAAGGGCGTGATCACGCCGCCCTTCGCGCAGAACATCCGTCCCTATGTCCGACACTCGTAA
- the acpS gene encoding holo-ACP synthase, which produces MIVSVGVDMIEVARIQRALEDSAIGKRFRDRVYTESEIAYCETKKGRGKYQSYAGRFAAKEAAMKALGAGWGSRVSWLNIEVVRGPRGKPEIALHNHTSAFAEKIGIRRLLVSITHTNDHALAYVLAQDD; this is translated from the coding sequence ATGATCGTGAGCGTCGGGGTGGACATGATCGAGGTCGCGCGCATCCAACGCGCCCTGGAGGACAGCGCGATCGGCAAGCGGTTTCGCGACCGGGTCTACACCGAAAGCGAGATCGCCTATTGCGAGACCAAAAAAGGCCGCGGCAAATATCAGAGCTACGCCGGCCGCTTCGCCGCCAAAGAGGCGGCGATGAAAGCGCTCGGCGCAGGATGGGGCTCAAGGGTGAGCTGGTTGAATATCGAAGTCGTGCGCGGGCCGCGAGGTAAGCCCGAGATCGCGCTGCACAACCATACGTCCGCGTTCGCGGAAAAAATCGGCATCCGCCGTTTATTGGTCTCGATCACACACACGAACGATCATGCGCTCGCCTATGTTCTGGCGCAAGATGATTGA
- a CDS encoding ABC transporter ATP-binding protein: MPPPIISISHLTKIYASGLQALKGVDLEIRKGEIFALLGPNGAGKTTLINIVCGIVTASGGTVSVAGHDIVREYRTARSKIGLVPQELHTDMFETVWATVSFSRGLFGYPPNPAHIEKVLRDLSLWEKRNAKIMTLSGGMKRRVLIAKALAHEPEILFLDEPTAGVDVELRRDMWALVRRLRDGGVTIILTTHYIDEAEEMADRIGVIHKGELIVVEEKIELMKKLGKKQLTLHLLEPLISIPLELSDWRLALKAAGHELEYTFDGNEESTGVPALLKRLSDLGIGFKDLNTQQSSLEDIFVSLVSERK, from the coding sequence ATGCCGCCGCCGATCATTTCCATATCGCACCTGACCAAGATCTACGCTTCGGGACTTCAGGCGTTGAAAGGCGTCGACCTCGAAATTCGCAAGGGCGAGATTTTCGCCCTGCTGGGTCCCAACGGCGCCGGCAAGACGACCTTGATCAACATCGTCTGCGGCATCGTCACGGCGTCGGGAGGAACAGTGAGCGTCGCCGGCCACGACATCGTCCGCGAGTATCGCACTGCCCGGTCGAAGATCGGCCTGGTGCCGCAGGAATTGCACACCGACATGTTCGAGACCGTGTGGGCCACGGTGAGCTTCAGCCGCGGGCTTTTCGGCTACCCGCCGAATCCGGCGCACATCGAAAAAGTCCTGCGCGACCTCTCGTTGTGGGAGAAACGCAACGCCAAGATCATGACGCTATCGGGCGGCATGAAGCGGCGCGTGCTGATCGCTAAGGCGCTGGCGCACGAGCCCGAGATTCTGTTCCTCGACGAGCCGACGGCGGGCGTGGACGTCGAGCTGCGCCGCGACATGTGGGCGCTGGTGCGGCGGCTCCGCGACGGCGGCGTCACCATCATCCTTACCACTCACTACATCGACGAGGCCGAGGAGATGGCCGACCGCATCGGCGTGATCCACAAGGGCGAGCTGATCGTGGTCGAAGAGAAAATCGAGTTGATGAAAAAACTCGGAAAGAAACAGTTGACTCTCCATCTGCTGGAACCGTTGATTTCAATTCCGTTGGAGCTGAGCGACTGGCGCCTGGCGCTGAAAGCCGCCGGCCACGAGCTGGAATACACCTTCGACGGCAACGAGGAGAGCACGGGGGTTCCGGCGCTGCTCAAGCGCTTGAGCGATCTCGGCATCGGCTTCAAGGACCTGAATACTCAGCAGAGCTCGCTGGAGGACATCTTTGTGAGTTTGGTGAGCGAACGCAAATGA
- a CDS encoding ABC transporter permease: MSSATKPSVFNTSGVWAIYRFEMARAMRTLLQSVVTPVITTSLYFVVFGAAIGSRMAQVDGVAYGAFIVPGLIMLSLLTQSISNASFGIYFPKFTGTIYELLSAPISYVEIVIAYVGAAATKSIVLGLIILATASLFVPIHIRHPVWMIAFLMLTAATFSLFGFIIGVWAKSFEQLQFIPLLIVTPLTFLGGAFYSIDMLPPPWRTVTLFNPVVYLISGFRWSFHETADVSVAVSLGMTLGFFLICLAVVGWIFKTGYRLKS; this comes from the coding sequence ATGAGCTCGGCAACGAAGCCATCGGTATTCAACACATCCGGCGTCTGGGCCATCTACAGGTTCGAGATGGCGCGGGCCATGCGAACGCTATTGCAAAGCGTGGTCACACCGGTGATCACCACCTCGCTGTATTTCGTGGTCTTCGGCGCCGCGATCGGTTCGCGCATGGCCCAGGTGGACGGCGTGGCTTACGGCGCGTTCATCGTGCCGGGGCTGATTATGCTGTCGCTCCTAACCCAGAGCATCTCCAACGCTTCGTTCGGCATCTATTTCCCGAAGTTCACCGGCACGATCTACGAGCTCTTGTCGGCGCCGATTTCCTACGTGGAGATCGTCATCGCGTACGTCGGGGCCGCGGCGACGAAGTCGATCGTCCTGGGACTGATCATCCTGGCCACGGCGTCGCTGTTCGTGCCGATTCACATCCGTCACCCGGTCTGGATGATCGCCTTTCTCATGTTGACGGCGGCGACTTTCAGCCTGTTCGGCTTCATTATCGGCGTCTGGGCAAAGAGCTTCGAGCAGCTCCAGTTCATTCCCCTGCTGATCGTGACGCCGCTCACGTTTCTCGGCGGCGCCTTCTATTCGATCGACATGCTGCCGCCGCCGTGGCGCACCGTCACCTTGTTCAACCCGGTCGTCTATCTGATCAGCGGCTTCCGCTGGAGCTTCCATGAGACGGCGGACGTGAGCGTAGCCGTAAGCCTGGGGATGACGCTGGGATTTTTCTTGATCTGTCTCGCAGTAGTAGGATGGATTTTCAAAACGGGATATCGGCTGAAGAGTTAA